A stretch of Megalobrama amblycephala isolate DHTTF-2021 linkage group LG14, ASM1881202v1, whole genome shotgun sequence DNA encodes these proteins:
- the naf1 gene encoding H/ACA ribonucleoprotein complex non-core subunit NAF1, with product MENSSTENVIDGQDQGETKSENEKMELDINTTEFQTETKGSQSSGPQLGPTDETCTSAQSEQIEDQISSIQAEHIEDQCSRGQLGPAEGPYTGDQSIDTEGQSSSIQSEQKSSGQLRPTLESCTSDLSGLARDQMSIIQSEQTGDQSSSIQSEQTSEQKSSGQLGSTSEPCISHLSGLARDQMSVIQSEQTGDQSSSIRTGPAKMQCGVVVSPHSGTGSLALLGMQYRGNSSDDNCSDSDSDSSSSTSSSSSSSSSSSTEPLEVVMNNADDDDGVVAMGNEKKPVPVKTHDELLIEDLPAVENLIISLPEDTEMEPIGTISSIVEQLVIVESYKNTPALNEDSVLFNKNRNSVGKVFEIFGPVCQPYYVLRFNSHDDIDQKDVKVRDPVYFAPKIKDFTDYIFTERLHETKGSDASWKNDQEPPPEALDFSDDEQEKLAKQKLKEQKRRQQNDSDSEDESDAHKAPQKAGRRKPRQNRNVPRGQHHNRGGGFHSNYHAHPHFPPDYMFPHPDPHMFPFQHPMIPPFPRPPPFHMGMAPWPPGPNQGFMFQPPPPPPPPPPFNQ from the exons ATGGAGAATTCAAGCACAGAGAACGTAATTGATGGCCAG GATCAAGGTGAGACCAAATCTGAAAACGAGAAAATGGAATTGGATATTAATACAACAGAGTTTCAGACTGAAACGAAAGGTAGTCAGAGCTCCGGACCACAACTTGGACCAACAGATGAAACCTGCACCAGTGCTCAATCTGAACAAATAGAAGATCAGATCTCCAGCATTCAGGCTGAACATATAGAAGATCAATGCAGCAGGGGTCAGCTTGGACCAGCAGAAGGTCCGTACACTGGTGATCAGTCTATAGACACTGAAGGTCAGAGCTCCAGTATTCAGTCTGAACAGAAGTCAAGCGGTCAACTTAGACCAACATTAGAATCATGCACCAGTGATCTTTCTGGACTGGCAAGAGATCAGATGTCCATTATTCAGTCTGAACAAACAGGAGATCAGAGCTCCAGCATTCAATCTGAACAAACCAGTGAACAGAAGTCAAGCGGTCAACTTGGATCAACATCAGAACCGTGCATCAGTCATCTTTCTGGACTGGCAAGAGATCAGATGTCCGTTATTCAGTCTGAACAAACAGGAGATCAGAGCTCCAGCATTCGGACTGGACCTGCAAAGATGCAGTGTGGAGTTGTGGTTAGTCCACACTCTGGCACAGGTTCATTGGCTCTGTTGGGCATGCAGTACAGAGGAAACAGCTCGGATGACAACTGTTCAGACAG TGACTCAGACTCATCGTCCTCCACATCATCCTCTTCATCGTCCTCATCCTCTTCTTCTACTGAGCCTCTTGAGGTAGTGATGAACAAtgcagatgatgatgatggagttGTTGCCATGGGCAATGAGAAGAAGCCAGTACCAGTGAAAACCCATGATGAGTTGCTTATTGAG GACCTTCCTGCAGTGGAGAACCTGATCATCAGTCTTCCAGAGGATACAGAGATGGAGCCCATTGGCACGATATCAAGCATTGTGGAGCAATTAG TGATCGTGGAGTCATACAAGAACACACCAGCACTGAATGAAGACAGTGTGTTattcaacaaaaacagaaactcTGTTGGCAAG GTCTTTGAAATCTTCGGGCCGGTTTGTCAGCCCTACTACGTTCTGAGGTTCAACTCCCATGACGATATTGACCAGAAAGATGTTAAAGTTCGAGACCCTGTTTACTTCGCCCCTAAAATTAAAGATTTCACAGACTACATCTTTACAGAGCGACTCCATGA GACCAAAGGCTCAGATGCATCCTGGAAGAATGACCAGGAACCACCCCCTGAG GCACTTGACTTTAGTGATGATGAGCAAGAGAAGCTGGCGAAACAGAAGCTGAAAGAACAAAAGAGACGGCAGCAAAACGATTCTGACTCAG AGGATGAATCGGATGCCCATAAAGCACCTCAAAAAGCAGGCCGGCGGAAGCCCCGACAGAACCGCAACGTTCCCCGTGGGCAGCACCACAATCGCGGCGGCGGTTTTCATAGCAACTATCACGCTCACCCCCACTTCCCACCTGACTACATGTTCCCCCATCCAGATCCACACATGTTTCCTTTCCAGCACCCAATGATCCCACCCTTTCCCAGACCGCCACCCTTTCACATGGGCATGGCCCCGTGGCCCCCAGGGCCCAATCAGGGCTTTATGTTCCAGCCCCCACCTCCCCCTCCTCCACCACCTCCATTTAATCAATAA